A segment of the Pongo abelii isolate AG06213 chromosome 16, NHGRI_mPonAbe1-v2.0_pri, whole genome shotgun sequence genome:
CTTCTacttcctcatctatgaaatgggaataaGAGTCTCTTCTGTGGGACAGACTGAAGAGGAGAGCACACATAAAGTGCTGCCTTGTACCTGGAGCACAGGAAGTACTCAACAAATTAAAGTTATCAGTACCAGGGAGAAGCAGAGAATTTCAATTATCTTTGTCCCTAAACTAAAAACCTTGCTCCTTAAAATAGTATTTGCACTAAGATCTCCTCCAAAACAATTTGTCACAGAAGTAGAGCATAAGAGGGCATTCTATAAATAAGAGGGGAGTGTGTAGCAGGACACTGGGGAACAATAACACTTACTTATCCAGTTTCTGACATTGAGGAAACTTTGCTCATTTGTCAGatcaaaaagtagaagaaaacccATAGCATCTCTGAAGAACGCTGTTGTTAAGCTACGAAACCTAGGAACATAAAAGCAGAATGGTCAGTTAAACCATGGCCCCACTCCTGAAATATAAAGCTACAAGCAATGCCTTCAGCCTCTTACAAAAGTTTACCAATAACAAGCTACATGGTGATATTTCAAAAGTGTATAGGATAGTTATTTATCACTTATATCAGTTTAAGTGTTAACAGACCATGTGATTTGAAAATCCAGCCTGCTGGAGAGGGATGACAAGAACCAGCTTGTAATCTTAGTCTCAGCCAAGAATTTATTGTACAATTATGAGTTAATTTGGCCAAAAGCAATATAGTGTATGTTTTCCTATTGTGAAAGCTTGACTTGACACTACAATGTGTTCCATGATCTTTTAATTTCAGAATATGCAGAGATCTCTTATCTCTGACAGCCATTTGTTTGGCTTGAAGGTAAGAATCTCTTGACTCAGACCTTATTCTGTCTTGGTACTCTGCCTTCCAAGGCTTTATCCTCCTGTCTtccctgtcttctctctctctctccccacccccaaccccaccctatCACCAGTCAGTTTCCTCTCGTCTTTGCCTATATGTAAAACCTGTAACTGACAGGCAGGCTCCAGGGAAGAAAATATTGGTTTGAATTTGTCATCTAATCAGCAATATTAGGTTTTTCTCAAATACTTTTAATcaatgcttttattaaaaagagtTCTTGGCCAGgggccatggctcacacctgtaatcccagcactttgggaggccaaggcgggcagatcacctgaagtcaggagttagagaccagcctgaccaacatggagaaaccccatctctactaaaaatacaaaattagctgtgtgtggtggtgcacacctgtaatcccagctaatcgggaggctgaggcaggagaatcacttgaaccagcaaggtagaggttgtggtgagctgagatcacgccagcctgggcaacaagaatgaaactccacccccaaaaaaaaacaaaaaagagttctTATCTTTTAGAGCTACATACCACaagtattaaaaatgaaataatataatgtcTGGAATTTGCTTCCAAATTATATGGtaagggggtgggggtgagaaGAGGTAAGGGGTATAAATGAAATTCTGTTGGCCACAATTTCATAATTGTTGAAGCTGAGTAATGGGTACATGGGTTTATCATATAATCCTTCCACTTTTGAATATCCTTGaagttttccataataaaaagttaaaaaacaaaatccttcAAGGTGGctgtgaaagaaaacagaagttttaGCTAACTGAAAGCAACTTTATATCAAGATTTCATGTGGCTTATTTTGGTCAAGTAACCCCTGGTCATATGAATTAATGCCAACCAGATATCCCACTAGGTTTCAACAATCAGGTAAGAATAATGCATGTAACTTGGCCGCTTTCTTGTGGTTGAGTAAATAGCAAAAGGAAATGGAGCAAAGTAtctaagtaaaaaaaattaaaagaaggaaaagaaaaaagtccacAAGTAAGAATCCTAACCTCTCCTTTGACCTTGTATGAAATAAGGCCACCATTCTCATCTCAGACTGACAAATTTCCTGCTAATTTGGCAGCATTCAAGTGCAAACCAACGAATTGGCTGGCTTTTTCCCGCTCAGGTCACTGTTTGAAGAATGTaactatttttccctttccttcagtAAGGAGCACATAACTGAAGATCTCATacctctcctgccctgctgtgTCCCATAACTGCAGGTGGATTCTCTGGCCTCTGCCAATGGCTCCATCCGGCCCATTGGCTCTGTACACCTAAAACagcaaagtgaaagagaaaacaaaagagaacttCTAACACCAGTGAACCCTTCTCACTTTTTGTTCAATACAAATCCCTAAGGCATCTAAACTTTCAAAGAGAATGCCATCTGGAATACAACCATGTTTGTATTTATGTCAAATAATTATATCCAGGTAATGTAATAagttatattgaaatatatacatatatattttataaatatattgtaaaatatgaatacaaaacaacttgtataaaatataataattagttTACCTTTCCTCAAAGTTCTCTTGGGTCAATAGTTTCAGGAAATATTACATTTCTATGGCTTTTCCCAAtctcatcttttttgtttgtttaaccagggggtacatgtacaggctTGTTACGTAGATAGATTGCATAATGCTGGGGTTTGAGCATCTATTGAACTCATCACCCAAACAATGAACGTagtacccaataagtagtttttcagcccctgtcccactcccttcccccttttggagtccctagtgtcttctgtttctgtctttatgtCCATGCATACccattgtttagttcccacttataagtgagaatgcatgtggcatttgattttctgtttctgcattaactcactgaggataatggcccccagctctatccatgttgctgcaaaagacataatttcacttcacttttttatggctgcatagtattctatgatgtatatgtacattttctctatccaatcCAGCACTGATAAGCACCTAGGTtagttccatgactttgctattgtgaatagtgctgcaataaacgtttGAGTGCaggtgtatttttggtagaacaattttcCCTTGTCCCATCCCAAATTTTAAAAGtgctcttaaaataattttatagacaACACTCCTAGAACAGCAGAGAAAGGACCATCAAAAATTTCTTCCtccacaatagcaacaaaaacagtGGTAAAAATTGTCCAAATCAACTTTTTCAGTACTCTAGAAATTAACAAAGACTTGCAACATTCCAAggagcatttattcaagaaaaacagcTGAATATCAGTAAAAACAGTAAGCTTTGAGATGTTTTTTACCTTGCCCTATTCCCATCCCCCTCACTCAAGCTTTTAGTAGACTTAAAAACCATTTGCATAAATGTGGTAGTTGTGAAAACATCAGCCTAGCCACCACTGTGGACAGCGGAGGAACAACAGGTTTGGAGCTCCCTAAAAGTCCCATACTGAGAAAAATTGTCAGGAAGCCCCTGAAAAGCTCCATGTCCCAGCTTTGTCTTTATTTGACCTCACTCAAAGCTTGCTCTTTGAGAACAGCCCTATCCCGAGGGCATTTGTTGAAAACTATCAGCAGTAATTATTTAACATCACAGCTACCAGAGGTAGCAATGCCAGTTAGGGCTAACAAAagtctaacaacaacaaaaaaaaatttaaagaaaaaaataggaaatgagATTTCTATaatgctcccaaatattccttggAACCTAAAAGGCCATGTTCATGGGCAGGGCTCTACAAATGCCCAGGAAAGATCTAAAAAGGTCCTAATCTCTCACTTCTGACTGACTTTGAGGTTCTTCTCAGGCAGAAAATAAAAGCTAAGGCAGAGTTGTAAACTGCCTGCAATAGTATTAAACACATACCCCAACAAACACACAGAGACTCTCAGAAAAAGCTGAGACTTATTAGTTCAAGGAATTTAATAAACTCTCTCCACTCATTAGCTGTCCACTAAGTTGACTGAGCAGAGACTTCAGTAGCTGCATACAAAGAATACAGATTTTGCAGAATTATCCCAGAAACATAATTAAGCAAACagcaacaatgaaaataaataaatatgcagtaAAAACAAGAAACCCAGGTAGGGGAAAGAATCTGAGTTTCTAGAATAGACACATTATtgtaaatgtccagttttcagcAAAACTTACAAGacacacaaagaaacaggaaagtatggcTCACGTGGAGGAGAAAAACAACTAATAGAAATTATTCCTGAGGAGGCCCAGATGTTAAACTTGTTAGACAAAGACTTTACATCaggaattataaatatattcaaagaacttaaaaatcagtaacatagCTGTCCTCTAAAATTAAAGGATAAATTAAGACAAAACTGAGAAAAGTCATCTCTAGCAGACCtatcctacaagaaatactaCAGACAACTCTCAAGACTAAGCTGAAAGGACACTAGACAGTAACTTAAAtccacacaaagaaataataagcaCCAGTAAAAATGTAACTGcatagtaaatataaaaaaacagTATAAACGTGTTTTTCTTTGTAGCCCTTTTCCTTCACCAGATTAAAATTTAACtgcaggctgggagtggtggctcatgcctgtaatcccccagcactttgggaggctaagatgggtggatcacttgaggccaggagttcgagaccagcctggccaacatggcgaaaccccattactactaaaaatataaacaattagccgggtgtggtggcgggtgcctgtaatcctagctacttgggagactgaggcaggagaatcgcttgaacctgggaggcagaggttgcagtgagccgagatctcaccactgcactccagcctgagcgacagagagagaccctgtctcaaaaagaaaaaagaaaaaaaaattaactgcatACAGCAATAATTGTAAAGCTGTATTGATGATGGCACACAATGTAGAAAGATGTCATTTGTGTAGCAATAATGGCACAAAAAGAGGGGAGAAAACAGAGCCACATAAGAGCAAAGTTTTACACAGTATTAAAATTATGTTGCTATTAATCAAAATTAGATTGTGAAAAATTAAgataattgtaatccccaagggaattattaaaaaagaactcaaaaacatataacaaaaaaagggaattaaAATGATGcactagaaaatagaaaaagaaacaacacaatatctatcaacagacaaatggataaacaaaatggtatatcaatacaatagaatattatgtaGCTATAATAAGTAATGAAgtcctgatacatgctacaacatggaagaTCCTTGAAAACATCAGGTTGAGTgtaagaagccagacacaaaaggccatatattattccatttatatggtgTGTGCAGAAGCCATTGATAGAAAATTCATGGTGGCTAAGGGGAGGTAGAAAAAGGGATGCCTGCTAAtaggtatgaggtttctttttaaagtgatgaaactattctaaaactgAATGGCTGTGATGGCCACACAACTccgaatatattaaaaactactgaattttATACTTTAGATGGATGGATTTCCTTtttgtgtgaattatatctcaacagaTCTATTTTTTAAGTTATACAATAAGTAACCAACAAAAACaatcacatacatatatatatagattctaTCAACTACACGTCAATACTAAAAATTTCATTAGGGCCCTATTGTTATTCCGTGGGTCTTAATCTCTATAAGCCTCTCTGGTAGTAGAATAAAATACTAGAATGGGCAAAAGGGAATGTTCTTCTGTCTTAAAAGCCAGGGACCTTTCCCCCTGACAGAATATGATCCATTAAAGGACCTTTGTCATTAATTTCCTGACCACTTGTCTACCTGCTTCAGGCTAACAATGGATTTTTCAGCAAGAAATGTAGTCTAAGGAGAAAGCCATCTTTCCTCATCTGCAACTGTGACACCATGACCTTCTGCCTTCCCCTCCAACGCTAGAATAACTTTCAGTCTCAAagtccttaaaaaaataaataaataaaagtttctcCCTTCAACATTCTGCAGAACATCACATTAAGTACTGGCATTCCCCACTCCTACTCCAACCTCACCCTCCTGGCAGCAGTGATAAGTTCTGCCAGTTAGTGTTCCATGTGGAACTGCTGAGACTTTATTAGGAgaaatgccattaaaaataataagataccAAAGGTGGAAGACACAGCCCATAAAACAAGAGTATGAGGGGCAAGGTGATTGGCAGGCTTCAAGACAAACGTAGACAAATAACTTTTGGAGTTCAGAGGGAAGATACAAGCCAAAAGAGTACCAAGGTGACATTTTAAAGAACTGTCCACTTCCACTGTGTCTGCCTGGTTTTATATGATGTGCTGTCAGCACAGCCTTTTCAATCATGTTGCCTGGATGGAACATAACTCACTTTCATATGTACCTTTAATTTCAGATCCCAACCTTTGTCCTCCTAATTCCTACAAAGTAAACTAAACAGACCAGCAAATGTTGACTCAACGATTACATTTTTACATAGAAGGATATAGAACTTACCACTCTCTTTTCCCTGAAATCAATGCCCACTGTTGTGATAAATTTGGAGTTAAATTTACCATCTGTATATTGGTAAAGTACACTGGTCTTCCCTACACCAGAGTCTCCCAAAGCTAAAAACTTGATGAGGTAATCATAATCTCCATCAGACATAATGAAGAACTCAGTAGTTCACCtgtaaaatacacagaaatttttttaattaaaatccaTTAGAAAACAATAATTATCCATTAAAAAAGTGACAACAATATTCAGTTTAACACCTAATGTTAACCTGTATATCTACGGGTTGTATGAAAAGAGAGTTACATACATATTGTTTACCATCCTTGAAGTCCTAATAACTAGCTAGATGAGAAGCTATTGAAATAGTAATTAacagtgtagttttaatttaacacaggtaatcccagcactttgggaggccaaggcaggcagatcacctaaggtcgggaattcgagaccagcctgaccaacatggagaacccccatctctactgaaaatacaaaaattagccaggcgtggtggtgcatgcctataatcccagctactcgggaggctgaggcaggagaatcacttgaacctgggaggtggaggttgcagtgagccaagatcacgccattgcactccagcctgggcaacaagagcaaaactccgtctcaaaataaaaaaataaataaaaataaaaataaaaacatacatattatAGTACCATTAGGACAAAAATTCCAAGCGGGAATGATAATCAACAAGAAGGTAACAGTCACTAAGTCTTATCTGTAGACCGTATAGAACAAAAACTAATACAAGAAAAACAGAGGAAGGAGACTGTTATAAGGAATAACAGTAATCATTAGAGTGCAAGTGGTTCCAATTTCCCCTCCTTTTTCAAAGTCTCCTAGTGCtaaaatttgcaattgcaaacaTAAGGAACCAGTCCAAATGCTCACcaatcaatgagtagataaagaaattgtggtataccacaatttctttatctatatatatacacacacaccatggaatactactcagccacaaaaaggaacgaaataatggcattcacagcatcTGGATGGAATtgaagaccattattctaagtgaagtaagtcaggaatggaaaaccaaacatcatatgttctcactcataagtgggagtgaaGCTATGAGgaagcaaaggcataagaatgatacaatggactttggggactcagtgggaaagggtgggaggggggtgagggataaaagactacagattgaatacagtgtacactgcttgggtgatgggtgcaccaaaatctcagaaatcaccactaaagaacttatccacgtaaccaaacaccacctgttccccaaaaacctatggaaatttaaaaaaataaagtctcctAGTGCTACAACcttgccttttctctctttttacatGGACATCTAGGCAATTTCAtttatt
Coding sequences within it:
- the RAB27A gene encoding ras-related protein Rab-27A — translated: MSDGDYDYLIKFLALGDSGVGKTSVLYQYTDGKFNSKFITTVGIDFREKRVVYRANGPDGAIGRGQRIHLQLWDTAGQERFRSLTTAFFRDAMGFLLLFDLTNEQSFLNVRNWISQLQMHAYCENPDIVLCGNKSDLEDQRVVKEEEAIALAEKYGIPYFETSAANGTNISQAIEMLLDLIMKRMERCVDKSWIPEGVVRSNGHASMDQLSEEKEKGACGC